In the Acropora muricata isolate sample 2 chromosome 1, ASM3666990v1, whole genome shotgun sequence genome, one interval contains:
- the LOC136918402 gene encoding beta-1,4-N-acetylgalactosaminyltransferase 3-like isoform X2, with translation MVLRKVQRGVFLLIPIYICLVLMGFFAFLFTHDRLPKKTFEVTVTSDAFLSKPVEAGNNSDVKFNGSIRGVLNLHVWKDLCGLDVDSLRKTPLFPHHPHERLFIKNFDTTRQEDNYGQRIFGFIVPKVSGLYKFGISSDDTSELWLSFDDKPSNLRLIASVFSPNESAWTNNLVFSKYPMQLSRNIRLLAHDRYVVEVLHKQSLGNGHVEVYWQTPESHKLEGITEQFLYSFFDDRQSNESQFRQQDLENLYTWTPSHTKQGMFKGFDLSHRFNYTSLPFFNKTLLKGVLPTCAYKPSYIVETTLKRYQGVTLVHLSLVYPNDSTSLQTAGTGWARGNLVIDDQTVNEVVNKFMASFLLRHREYYLQRIINIEQNPDPKKGNRFLLELQLGVIGSDLSLRLSEYVYVPTEGEEVCFPQEMQWENNATIYFILPVKNQGKWVHHFASQLSNMSRKTGDLNFHVIIIDFESQDVDIEALFNVWPLKGRHTLIKMTGPFYKTLAIQKGVEAVPNTSDIVFLFDLHIDVPVGLLDSVRKHTVMGKMVYAPVVGRLDCGVFPNDPRGFWQEDGFGILSIFKSDWNTFGGNEEVMKESLGLLKINLSAVQPPLLWIRSYPTIRIFVT, from the exons ATGGTTTTGCGAAAGGTGCAACGAGGAGTCTTTCTTTTAATCCCAATATACATTTGCCTTGTTTTAATGGGATTTTTCGCATTTCTTTTTACGCACGATCGACtcccaaagaaaacatttgaagTAACAGTAACATCCGACGCTTTTCTCAGTAAACCCGTTGAAGCCGGTAACAACAGTGATGTTAAGTTCAACGGAAGCATTCGAGGTGTGTTGAATTTACACGTTTGGAAGGACTTGTGTGGATTAGACGTTGATAGTCTTCGTAAAACACCATTATTTCCACATCATCCTCACGAAAGattgtttattaaaaactttGACACCACTCGCCAGGAAGACAATTATGGACAGAGAATATTCGGTTTCATTGTACCCAAAGTAAGTGGACTGTACAAATTTGGAATTTCGTCGGACGACACGTCCGAATTATGGCTTAGTTTCGATGATAAGCCTAGTAATCTTCGTCTCATAGCCAGCGTCTTCTCTCCAAATGAAAGCGCATGGACTAACAATCTCGTATTTTCAAAATACCCGATGCAACTTTCGCGAAACATCCGCCTGCTTGCTCACGACAGATACGTTGTTGAGGTCCTTCATAAGCAAAGCCTTGGTAACGGGCACGTTGAAGTGTACTGGCAAACACCGGAATCACACAAATTGGAAGGTATCACCGAGCAGTTTTTATACTCGTTCTTCGACGACAGACAATCGAACGAAAGTCAATTTAGGCAGCAAGATCTCGAAAACTTGTACACATGGACACCCAGTCATACAAAACAGGGAATGTTCAAAGGTTTTGACCTTTCTCATCGATTTAATTATACATCTCTACCGTTTTTTAACAAAACCCTGTTGAAAGGAGTTTTGCCAACATGTGCCTATAAACCGAGCTATATTGTGGAGACAACTTTAAAGCGTTACCAAGGAGTGACGCTTGTTCATCTTTCCTTGGTGTACCCAAATGATAGCACATCTCTGCAAACAGCTGGCACTGGTTGGGCGCGAGGTAACTTGGTGATTGATGATCAGACAGTGAACGAAGTCGTGAATAAGTTTATGGCCAGTTTCCTTCTCCGGCACCG gGAATATTATTTGCAGAGAATCATAAATATTGAGCAGAATCCAGATCCTAAGAAAGGCAACCGTTTTCTTCTGGAGCTTCAGTTAGGTGTCATTGGATCTGATCTTAGTTTGCGACTTTCAGAATATGTTTATGTTCCAACTGAAGGAGAGGAGGTCTGCTTCCCACAAGAAATGCAATGGGAGAATAATGCCACCATTTATTTTATATTGCCTGTTAAGAATCAAGGCAAATGGGTACATCATTTTGCTTCGCAGCTCAGCAATATGTCCCGCAAGACTGGTGACTTAAACTTCCATGTCATCATCATCGACTTTGAAAGTCAAGATGTTGATATTGAAGCATTGTTTAATGTTTGGCCTCTGAAAGGACGCCACACATTGATCAAGATGACAGGGCCTTTTTACAAGACATTGGCTATACAGAAAGGTGTTGAAGCTGTTCCAAATACAAGTGACATAGTTTTTCTCTTTGACCTTCATATTGATGTTCCTGTTGGACTTCTGGATTCTGTCAGAAAG CATACAGTTATGGGCAAGATGGTTTATGCCCCAGTGGTAGGGCGGCTTGATTGTGGTGTTTTCCCAAATGATCCAAGAGGTTTTTGGCAGGAAGATGGTTTTGGCATTTTAAGTATATTCAAGAGTGACTGGAACACATTTGGAG GTAATGAGGAGGTAATGAAAGAAAGCCTAGGTCTGCTGAAAATAAACCTTTCAGCAGTTCAGCCACCTTTATTATGGATCAGATCCTACCCAACAATTCGCATTTTCGTCACATAA
- the LOC136918402 gene encoding beta-1,4-N-acetylgalactosaminyltransferase 3-like isoform X1, with amino-acid sequence MVLRKVQRGVFLLIPIYICLVLMGFFAFLFTHDRLPKKTFEVTVTSDAFLSKPVEAGNNSDVKFNGSIRGVLNLHVWKDLCGLDVDSLRKTPLFPHHPHERLFIKNFDTTRQEDNYGQRIFGFIVPKVSGLYKFGISSDDTSELWLSFDDKPSNLRLIASVFSPNESAWTNNLVFSKYPMQLSRNIRLLAHDRYVVEVLHKQSLGNGHVEVYWQTPESHKLEGITEQFLYSFFDDRQSNESQFRQQDLENLYTWTPSHTKQGMFKGFDLSHRFNYTSLPFFNKTLLKGVLPTCAYKPSYIVETTLKRYQGVTLVHLSLVYPNDSTSLQTAGTGWARGNLVIDDQTVNEVVNKFMASFLLRHREYYLQRIINIEQNPDPKKGNRFLLELQLGVIGSDLSLRLSEYVYVPTEGEEVCFPQEMQWENNATIYFILPVKNQGKWVHHFASQLSNMSRKTGDLNFHVIIIDFESQDVDIEALFNVWPLKGRHTLIKMTGPFYKTLAIQKGVEAVPNTSDIVFLFDLHIDVPVGLLDSVRKHTVMGKMVYAPVVGRLDCGVFPNDPRGFWQEDGFGILSIFKSDWNTFGGMNVKDFSTKWGGEDWDLVDRVLSSQLEIERLKQPGLFHYYHSRTGMWQ; translated from the exons ATGGTTTTGCGAAAGGTGCAACGAGGAGTCTTTCTTTTAATCCCAATATACATTTGCCTTGTTTTAATGGGATTTTTCGCATTTCTTTTTACGCACGATCGACtcccaaagaaaacatttgaagTAACAGTAACATCCGACGCTTTTCTCAGTAAACCCGTTGAAGCCGGTAACAACAGTGATGTTAAGTTCAACGGAAGCATTCGAGGTGTGTTGAATTTACACGTTTGGAAGGACTTGTGTGGATTAGACGTTGATAGTCTTCGTAAAACACCATTATTTCCACATCATCCTCACGAAAGattgtttattaaaaactttGACACCACTCGCCAGGAAGACAATTATGGACAGAGAATATTCGGTTTCATTGTACCCAAAGTAAGTGGACTGTACAAATTTGGAATTTCGTCGGACGACACGTCCGAATTATGGCTTAGTTTCGATGATAAGCCTAGTAATCTTCGTCTCATAGCCAGCGTCTTCTCTCCAAATGAAAGCGCATGGACTAACAATCTCGTATTTTCAAAATACCCGATGCAACTTTCGCGAAACATCCGCCTGCTTGCTCACGACAGATACGTTGTTGAGGTCCTTCATAAGCAAAGCCTTGGTAACGGGCACGTTGAAGTGTACTGGCAAACACCGGAATCACACAAATTGGAAGGTATCACCGAGCAGTTTTTATACTCGTTCTTCGACGACAGACAATCGAACGAAAGTCAATTTAGGCAGCAAGATCTCGAAAACTTGTACACATGGACACCCAGTCATACAAAACAGGGAATGTTCAAAGGTTTTGACCTTTCTCATCGATTTAATTATACATCTCTACCGTTTTTTAACAAAACCCTGTTGAAAGGAGTTTTGCCAACATGTGCCTATAAACCGAGCTATATTGTGGAGACAACTTTAAAGCGTTACCAAGGAGTGACGCTTGTTCATCTTTCCTTGGTGTACCCAAATGATAGCACATCTCTGCAAACAGCTGGCACTGGTTGGGCGCGAGGTAACTTGGTGATTGATGATCAGACAGTGAACGAAGTCGTGAATAAGTTTATGGCCAGTTTCCTTCTCCGGCACCG gGAATATTATTTGCAGAGAATCATAAATATTGAGCAGAATCCAGATCCTAAGAAAGGCAACCGTTTTCTTCTGGAGCTTCAGTTAGGTGTCATTGGATCTGATCTTAGTTTGCGACTTTCAGAATATGTTTATGTTCCAACTGAAGGAGAGGAGGTCTGCTTCCCACAAGAAATGCAATGGGAGAATAATGCCACCATTTATTTTATATTGCCTGTTAAGAATCAAGGCAAATGGGTACATCATTTTGCTTCGCAGCTCAGCAATATGTCCCGCAAGACTGGTGACTTAAACTTCCATGTCATCATCATCGACTTTGAAAGTCAAGATGTTGATATTGAAGCATTGTTTAATGTTTGGCCTCTGAAAGGACGCCACACATTGATCAAGATGACAGGGCCTTTTTACAAGACATTGGCTATACAGAAAGGTGTTGAAGCTGTTCCAAATACAAGTGACATAGTTTTTCTCTTTGACCTTCATATTGATGTTCCTGTTGGACTTCTGGATTCTGTCAGAAAG CATACAGTTATGGGCAAGATGGTTTATGCCCCAGTGGTAGGGCGGCTTGATTGTGGTGTTTTCCCAAATGATCCAAGAGGTTTTTGGCAGGAAGATGGTTTTGGCATTTTAAGTATATTCAAGAGTGACTGGAACACATTTGGAG GAATGAATGTCAAAGATTTCAGTACAAAGTGGGGTGGAGAAGACTGGGATTTAGTTGATCGTGTGCTCTCATCTCAACTGGAAATTGAACGACTCAAACAGCCTGGCCTGTTTCATTACTATCATTCCCGTACTGGCATGTGGCAGTAG